The Cellulophaga sp. L1A9 genome window below encodes:
- a CDS encoding carboxypeptidase-like regulatory domain-containing protein, producing MSKKSFLCLGIILLFFNSIPTYAQETNTKQALDSILSSLEPRFNVQFNYASSLVENVTVHAIDTTLSLKETIATLRLDANLDFVFVSKKIISIRKKKRKLCGYITDKDTGELLPYVTIQNGSAGTLTNEAGYFEIEVNSDDDLIFIRHFGYKILQRQVRYFSKSDTCENIYLVTNHEQLVEIVVYDYLIRGVDKLDNGTFQIDFNKFSILPGLIDNDVLQAVQALPGVQSIDETVSNINIRGGSNDQNLITWDGIKMYQSGHFFGLISMYNPNITQKVELRKNGSNASDTDGVSGTISMGTDKYINQKFKGSIAANLLDVNGYIDTPLGQNASLQIAARKSISDLIETPTYSKYYQRISQDTEIENEASVRTNSDIIFDFYDTSFRLLVKPSEKDQLQFNFIHTANNVVFNETENSFGAQEIQQSNLRQSSIAGGIHYHRNWTDAFKTELSVYETDYLLKGNNVNIQENQRFLQKNTVSETGAKLITRLKLSPQLSVTNGYDFAETKVSNLDDVDDPRYILLEAEVLRAHGVFSTLNVSSKNKGTHLNLGLRYNYLTKFNKTLWEPRISFNHDFWSTFNIEVLGEFKHQNTSQIINFQNDFLGIEKRRWQLSNDSTIPVIRSKQLSLGLSHNQKGWLVNFVPFYKEVQGITTQSQGFKGEYEFSREPGDYDASGVDILLRKQLKNSSSWISYSYLRSDYTFETLQEESFPSNFDITNTITAGSNYTIKSLLLAMGLNWRTGKPFTRPIAGNEVENGAINYGGANSNKQSDYLRLDVSSRYQFNWREKTKLEIGVALWNILNRDNSMTSYYRLDTSENIQKVDQSSLGLTPNATVKLIF from the coding sequence GTGAGTAAGAAGTCTTTTCTTTGTTTAGGAATAATCCTGCTATTTTTCAATAGTATACCTACATATGCTCAAGAAACAAATACAAAACAAGCTCTTGATAGCATCCTAAGTTCCCTAGAACCTCGCTTTAATGTACAATTTAACTACGCATCTTCTCTGGTAGAAAATGTAACTGTCCATGCTATTGATACTACTCTATCATTAAAAGAAACAATTGCTACTTTAAGACTCGACGCTAATTTGGATTTTGTCTTTGTTTCAAAAAAAATCATCTCCATTAGAAAAAAAAAGAGGAAACTCTGTGGCTATATTACAGATAAAGATACTGGTGAACTATTGCCCTATGTGACCATCCAAAATGGAAGCGCAGGAACACTCACCAATGAAGCGGGGTATTTTGAGATAGAAGTTAATTCTGATGATGACCTAATTTTTATTCGCCATTTTGGGTATAAAATTCTACAAAGACAGGTACGGTATTTTAGTAAAAGTGATACCTGTGAGAACATCTACCTAGTCACCAACCACGAGCAATTAGTAGAAATTGTTGTTTATGATTATTTAATTAGGGGTGTAGATAAATTAGACAATGGTACCTTTCAAATAGATTTTAATAAATTTTCAATACTTCCTGGCCTTATTGATAATGACGTATTACAGGCGGTACAAGCCTTACCTGGCGTACAAAGTATAGATGAAACCGTATCCAATATAAACATACGCGGAGGCAGTAACGATCAAAACCTAATTACTTGGGATGGTATTAAAATGTACCAATCTGGTCATTTCTTTGGGTTAATTTCTATGTATAATCCCAACATTACCCAGAAAGTAGAACTTCGTAAAAATGGCAGCAATGCATCAGATACTGATGGGGTTTCTGGAACCATTTCTATGGGTACTGATAAATACATCAATCAGAAATTTAAGGGAAGTATTGCTGCAAATCTATTAGATGTTAATGGCTACATTGATACCCCATTAGGGCAAAATGCATCCTTGCAAATTGCCGCAAGAAAATCTATTAGTGATCTCATTGAGACTCCCACCTACTCTAAATATTACCAACGTATTTCTCAAGATACAGAAATAGAAAATGAAGCATCTGTTAGAACCAATTCTGATATTATATTTGATTTTTACGACACTTCTTTTCGTTTACTTGTGAAGCCTTCTGAAAAAGACCAACTACAATTTAATTTTATACATACTGCCAATAATGTTGTGTTTAATGAAACCGAAAATTCATTTGGTGCTCAAGAAATACAACAAAGTAATCTAAGGCAAAGTAGTATTGCTGGCGGCATACACTACCATAGAAATTGGACCGATGCTTTTAAAACTGAACTAAGCGTTTACGAAACGGACTATCTGTTAAAAGGAAACAATGTAAACATTCAAGAAAATCAACGCTTCCTCCAAAAAAACACCGTTTCTGAAACTGGAGCAAAACTTATAACTAGATTAAAATTATCTCCTCAATTATCAGTTACCAATGGATATGATTTTGCAGAAACCAAAGTTTCTAATCTCGATGATGTAGATGACCCTAGATATATATTATTAGAGGCCGAGGTTCTTAGAGCTCACGGGGTTTTTAGCACCTTAAATGTGTCGTCCAAAAACAAGGGAACCCATCTTAATTTAGGACTTAGATACAACTACCTCACTAAATTTAATAAGACACTCTGGGAACCGAGAATTAGTTTTAACCATGATTTTTGGAGCACTTTTAATATAGAAGTTCTAGGAGAATTTAAACATCAAAATACTTCACAGATCATTAATTTTCAAAACGATTTTTTAGGAATTGAAAAAAGACGTTGGCAATTATCCAATGACAGTACTATTCCTGTTATTAGAAGCAAACAACTATCTTTAGGCCTAAGTCATAATCAAAAAGGATGGTTGGTAAACTTTGTTCCATTTTATAAAGAGGTACAAGGCATAACCACACAAAGCCAAGGTTTTAAAGGCGAATATGAATTCTCTAGAGAACCTGGAGATTATGATGCAAGCGGAGTAGACATTTTGCTTAGAAAACAATTAAAAAATTCTAGCAGCTGGATAAGTTACTCTTATCTTAGAAGTGACTATACTTTTGAGACTTTACAAGAGGAAAGCTTTCCAAGTAATTTTGACATCACAAACACCATTACGGCCGGTTCTAATTATACGATAAAAAGCCTATTATTAGCTATGGGATTAAACTGGCGCACAGGAAAGCCGTTTACGAGACCCATTGCGGGCAATGAAGTGGAAAATGGGGCTATAAATTACGGGGGAGCAAATAGCAATAAACAAAGTGATTATTTGCGCTTAGATGTATCAAGCAGGTACCAATTTAATTGGCGTGAAAAAACAAAATTAGAAATAGGTGTAGCGTTATGGAATATATTAAACAGAGATAATTCTATGACCTCTTATTATAGGTTAGACACCTCTGAAAACATACAAAAAGTAGACCAAAGCTCTCTTGGTTTGACTCCTAATGCCACAGTGAAATTAATTTTTTAA
- a CDS encoding Pycsar system effector family protein has translation MEPKDKKTQKAESKYLMEELDIDMDGLKALKKKLAKVEPRSERGAETLFRLVSKNQYTLNTMIDRKSNILISINALILSIILGTVYGQLDKDPHLIYPVVMMLLTNIISIAFAIFATRPELKHGEKHTNNLLFYGNFNTMNEEEYVTQMTGLMYKGDELYETIAKDTYHLGKTIDQKFRLLRKSFHVFLIGIILSVIAFILCHLLFGTMV, from the coding sequence ATGGAGCCAAAAGATAAAAAAACACAAAAAGCAGAAAGTAAATATTTAATGGAAGAGCTCGATATTGATATGGACGGCTTAAAGGCATTAAAGAAGAAACTTGCGAAAGTAGAGCCAAGGTCAGAACGTGGTGCGGAAACCTTATTTCGCTTAGTTTCTAAAAATCAATACACGCTCAATACGATGATTGATAGAAAATCAAACATATTGATTTCTATAAATGCACTTATCCTTTCTATAATTTTAGGTACCGTCTATGGGCAACTAGATAAAGACCCTCATTTAATATATCCTGTGGTAATGATGTTGCTTACCAACATCATATCCATTGCATTTGCAATTTTTGCCACAAGGCCAGAATTAAAACACGGGGAGAAGCATACCAACAACTTATTGTTTTATGGGAATTTCAATACCATGAATGAAGAAGAGTATGTAACGCAGATGACGGGCTTAATGTATAAGGGAGATGAGTTATATGAAACTATAGCAAAAGACACCTATCACTTAGGTAAAACAATAGATCAAAAATTTAGACTCCTTCGTAAATCGTTTCATGTTTTTTTAATCGGAATTATTCTTTCGGTGATAGCGTTCATTCTTTGTCATTTATTATTCGGAACAATGGTTTAA
- a CDS encoding FecR family protein gives MDKNKLIQKWLADELTEEENNVFAALDEAPFYTKIIEDATVFKASNFSKMPDFETFKARVEEDKTPVKKLQWFAPILKIASAFTILFGLYYSFFYNNLTDIETSVAQKLTIELPDSSRVVLNALSEVKYNASEWDEKREIELQGEAFFDVARGSKFDVITPSGTVSVLGTEFNVKQRGAIFEVTCYEGTVRVVTETGTEILKVGDKFLEINKTIKTSKHTVPSPQWVDNMSQFERVPVYEVLAELERQYGIQITSQDIDTEQLFTGGFVHDNLEDALMAIAEPLGLHYEILKQNKVRLLISE, from the coding sequence ATGGATAAAAATAAATTGATACAGAAATGGTTGGCTGACGAACTAACGGAAGAAGAAAACAATGTTTTCGCTGCCTTAGACGAAGCTCCTTTCTATACAAAAATTATCGAGGATGCTACTGTTTTCAAGGCTTCAAATTTTTCTAAAATGCCCGATTTCGAGACTTTTAAAGCTCGTGTGGAAGAAGACAAAACTCCCGTTAAAAAATTGCAATGGTTTGCACCTATACTAAAAATAGCAAGTGCTTTTACCATCCTTTTTGGTCTTTACTATAGTTTCTTTTATAACAACCTTACGGATATTGAAACTAGTGTTGCCCAAAAATTAACTATAGAATTACCAGATTCCTCAAGAGTAGTATTAAATGCACTTTCTGAAGTAAAATATAATGCTAGTGAATGGGATGAAAAAAGAGAAATTGAATTACAGGGTGAAGCATTTTTTGATGTTGCCAGAGGATCTAAATTTGATGTCATTACTCCTTCAGGAACCGTATCTGTATTAGGTACTGAGTTTAATGTAAAACAAAGAGGTGCTATTTTTGAAGTTACCTGCTACGAAGGTACCGTACGTGTAGTTACAGAAACGGGAACAGAAATATTGAAAGTAGGAGATAAATTTCTTGAAATTAACAAGACGATTAAAACAAGTAAACATACGGTGCCTAGTCCGCAATGGGTAGACAATATGAGCCAGTTTGAACGCGTTCCTGTATATGAAGTGCTTGCAGAACTGGAAAGACAATATGGTATTCAAATAACATCTCAAGATATAGATACAGAACAATTATTTACAGGTGGTTTTGTTCATGATAATTTAGAAGATGCACTTATGGCTATAGCTGAGCCACTAGGATTACACTATGAAATACTAAAGCAAAACAAAGTACGTTTGCTTATTAGTGAGTAA